In Podospora pseudoanserina strain CBS 124.78 chromosome 5, whole genome shotgun sequence, a single window of DNA contains:
- a CDS encoding hypothetical protein (EggNog:ENOG503NZQV; COG:P) — translation METRAGGLVRSRVANACDTCKQRKIRCSGVLPCGYCVRRRDPDSCRYTAPRVRRPRPSTTTTTAGHRGDDVRSSVSHASGSPGAASNHSVVRIGAPVQQQHHHRIEEQHPLEEHEDTEVPREARLLCDAQGKLVFIGDCAPLSFFQTVRRLVTTRVDAHAFAPETGGYSALENASSRPSVSSGYGALPPRVRIEIGPAAVGAYLEVTRGLIDLFEDDARLERDIIEWAAEDHGDDALAGAVNYLVLAIGCQKIEKGGEGTGQQYFDYARNVALASLGGNLGVASVQVFILITLYSLGACQINAAFLFFGLAARAALSIGVHRTAVNARFGPDIHRQRDRLWKSLRVVDLFLSTSMGRPPATSDVDCTVPYRQPDENGREKFDLLNASVQIFLVIESVVVEVYSRRKISPRLTEGISRELRGWSGQWLERLKEVVEDNKEGDVDAGVVNGACQVLASYYYAVMLVSRPFLMVELHRRLSDGCSSPTTTSGKSKLADACIDAAILMVEPIQDLIDRGLMTRRAPVIVSWLFASSLVLGVGLIGGFGRIIEKYCRAAITALEYFAQTDTHAVQYSLIAKSLLSTALEYLETKEIQERARRTASSSQLFGLIPRTPRGSDGGLDGPQSKTNQAAGPGESSSKPDKPHPSQDDAVMQRFGFDFESTFLGMTGTPEFSVFSGFEENADQTFGALNLFPLLDGDGHIDLASYF, via the exons ATGGAAACCAGAGCCGGCGGCCTCGTCCGGTCCCGCGTCGCCAACGCGTGCGACACGTGCAAGCAGCGCAAGATCCGGTGCAGCGGCGTGTTGCCGTGCGGGTACTGCGTCCGCCGCCGGGACCCCGACAGTTGCCGGTACACCGCCCCGCGTGTGAGGCGTCCGAGGccgtcaaccaccaccaccaccgccggccacCGCGGGGATGATGTGAGGAGTTCTGTTTCGCATGCTTCTGGGTCGCCGGGGGCGGCTTCAAATCATTCGGTTGTGCGAATCGGTGCGccggtgcagcagcagcaccaccaccggatTGAGGAGCAACATCCGTTGGAAGAGCACGAGGACACCGAGGTgccgagggaggcgaggctGCTGTGTGACGCGCAGGGGAAGCTGGTCTTTATCGGGGACTGCGCGCCGCTGTCGTTTTTCCAGACGGTGAGGAGGCTGGTGACCACACGGGTGGATGCGCATGCTTTTGCGCCCGAGACGGGGGGGTACTCGGCGCTGGAGAATGCATCTTCCAGGCCGTCAGTGTCGTCTGGTTACGGGGCGTTGCCGCCGCGGGTGAGGATTGAGATCGGGCCTGCTGCGGTGGGGGCGTATTTGGAGGTTACGAGGGGGTTGATTGATttgtttgaggatgatgcGAGGCTGGAGAGGGATATTATCGAGTGGGCTGCGGAGGATCATGGGGATGATGCTCTGGCTGGGGCGGTTAATTATTTGGTGTTGGCGATTGGGTGTCAGAagattgagaaggggggtgaagggaCGGGGCAGCAGTATTTTGACTACGCGAGGAACGTGGCGCTTGCGAGTTTAGGGGGGAATTTGGGAGTGGCGAGCGTGCAGGTTTTTATACTTATCACGCTGTACTCGCTGGGGGCGTGTCAGATTAATGCCGCGTTTTTGTTCTTTGGGCTGGCGGCACGGGCAGCGCTGTCGATAGGGGTGCATAGGACCGCGGTCAATGCGAGGTTCGGGCCCGACATTCACAGGCAGAGGGACAGGTTGTGGAAGAGCctgagggtggtggacttGTTCTTGTCGACGTCGATGGGGAGACCGCCAGCGACATCGGATGTGGACTGTACGGTGCCGTACAGACAGCCGGACGAAAACGGGAGGGAGAAGTTTGATCTGTTGAACGCGTCGGTACAGATATTCCTGGTGATCGAGAGTGTCGTGGTGGAGGTATATTCGAGGAGGAAAATCTCGCCGAGGTTGACCGAGGGGATATCGAGAGAGCTGAGAGGGTGGTCAGGGCAatggttggagaggttgaaggaggtAGTGGAGGATAATAAGGAAGGTGACGTCGATGCTGGAGTGGTGAATGGTGCCTGCCAGGTGCTGGCCTCGTATTATTACGCAGTGATGCTGGTCTCGAGGCCATTCTTGATGGTGGAGCTACATCGAAGGCTTTCCGATGGATGTTCGTCACCGACCACGACTTCGGGAAAGTCGAAGCTTGCGGATGCCTGCATCGACGCAGCAATACTGATGGTTGAACCCATTCAGGACCTGATCGATAGAGGTCTGATGACAAGACGAGCACCTGTTATCGT GTCATGGCTGTTTGCCTCCTCGCTCGTCCTCGGTGTCGGTCTTATTGGCGGGTTTGGTCGCATCATCGAGAAGTACTGCCGCGCTGCCATTACCGCTCTCGAATACTTTGCGCAAACCGACACCCACGCGGTTCAATACTCGCTCATTGCCAAGTCATTACTCAGCACAGCACTAGAATACCTGGAAACGAAGGAGATACAGGAGCGGGCACGCAGGACAGCGAGCTCGTCACAGCTGTTTGGGCTCATACCACGAACTCCTCGGGGAAGCGATGGCGGTCTTGACGGGCCACAatccaaaacaaaccaaGCTGCAGGACCGGGagaaagcagcagcaagccagacaagccccatccatcccaagACGATGCTGTGATGCAACGCTTTGGCTTCGACTTTGAGTCTACGTTTTTGGGGATGACAGGAACACCCGAGTTTTCTGTCTTTAGCGGCTTTGAAGAAAATGCCGACCAAACCTTTGGGGCCCTAAACCTGTTCCCGCTtcttgatggggatgggcaTATCGACTTGGCCAGCTACTTTTGA